The Daucus carota subsp. sativus chromosome 9, DH1 v3.0, whole genome shotgun sequence genome window below encodes:
- the LOC108200197 gene encoding biotin carboxyl carrier protein of acetyl-CoA carboxylase 1, chloroplastic isoform X1, producing the protein MASSLATTPKSNVNSTCYSPVLRPHYYLSHSNLSFRLSSPNPIIRLQAKGFQSSWNRSTLVKAQFNEVADGSTNSAVTSSSKAESHVTEDKDVISSSEPNPASEESISEFIDQVKNLVKLVDSRDIVELQLKQLGCELTIRKKEALPQPPAPAPAQVMMHAPAQPPAFQAASPPPAPSGPAASSGTPPAAAPPALKPAKSSHPPLKCPMSGTFYRSPAPGEPVFVKVGDKVQKGQVLCIIEAMKLMNEIEADHSGTLTEILVDDGKPVSVDMPLFVIEP; encoded by the exons ATGGCATCATCTCTTGCAACAACACCCAAAAGCAATGTCAATTCAACTTGTTATTCACCAGTTTTGAGACCCCATTACTATCTTTCTCACTCTAATCTCTCTTTTCGTCTCTCTTCTCCTAACCCCATCATTCGCCTCCAAGctaag GGGTTTCAGTCAAGTTGGAATCGTTCCACATTGGTGAAAGCCCAGTTCAACGAG GTTGCCGATGGATCCACAAATTCTGCAGTCACTTCTTCATCAAAAGCAGAATCACACGTAACAGAAGATAAGGATGTGATCTCATCAAGTGAGCCTAATCCTGCTTCAGAAGAATCGATATCTGAGTTTATTGATCAAGTTAAAAATCTTGTCAA GCTTGTTGATTCAAGAGATATTGTAGAACTACAACTGAAACAGCTTGGCTGTGAACTCACGATCCGTAAAAAAGAGGCTTTGCCTCAGCCGCCTGCTCCTGCTCCTGCTCAAGTAATGATGCATGCTCCTGCTCAACCACCAGCTTTCCAAGCAGCCTCACCACCACCAGCACCTTCTGGTCCAGCAGCGTCTTCTGGTACACCACCTGCAGCTGCTCCACCTGCACTAAAGCCGGCTAAATCATCTCATCCACCTCTAAAATGCCCCATGTCCGGGACATTCTATAGAAGTCCAGCACCCGGAGAACCAGTATTTGTGAAG GTTGGAGATAAAGTACAAAAGGGACAGGTTTTGTGCATCATTGAGGCTATGAAACTAATGAATGAAATAGAG GCTGATCATTCTGGTACATTAACCGAGATCCTTGTAGATGATGGCAAGCCTGTTAGTGTCGATATG CCCCTGTTCGTGATTGAACCATAG
- the LOC108201380 gene encoding aspartic proteinase 36, which translates to MDVMRKNMKMVYLLLGIVMVVELGSVSANVFKVHHKYGARAERSLRSLKAHDSKRHGRMLAAIDFPIGGKGRAGDSSLFFTKIGIGTPKKDYHLQVDTGSDLLWVHCAGCSSCPKETKLDIKLAQYDPKGSSTAKSVNCDGEFCTTIFNAPNSDCKEDNLCTFSITYGDGSKTGGYFVQDFIHFNQASGDLKTTFMNGNITFGCGMEKSGEDSDEAVDGIIGFGQANTSAISQLAAAKKVKKVFSHCLDGKEGGGIFSIGEVVKPKYSSTPMLPDMPHYNVIMTGLEVGGETIDMPPDMSESGENSGAIIDSGSTLAYLPDVLMKPMMKKILAQQPDLKLKTLEDQFTCFPYDDDVDKAFPVVTFHFKGSVSLRVQPHDYLFPVDDDQCFGWQSSNIQSDDGKQFTLLGDLALSNKLVVYNLEDQTIGWTEYNCSSSIKVKDDHSGKEYAVASHDISTASINSLNLAKNLGLLLMSFIVCTLMM; encoded by the exons ATGGATGTGATGAGGAAGAACATGAAGATGGTCTATTTGTTATTGGGAATCGTGATGGTTGTTGAGTTAGGATCGGTGTCCGCTAATGTGTTTAAGGTGCACCACAAGTATGGTGCACGTGCCGAAAGATCTTTACGTTCTTTGAAAGCTCATGATTCTAAGCGACATGGTCGTATGCTTGCTGCCATTGATTTCCCAATAGGTGGGAAAGGCCGTGCTGGTGATTCATC GCTCTTTTTCACGAAGATTGGGATTGGAACTCCTAAAAAAGACTATCACCTGCAGGTTGACACAGGAAGTGACCTCCTATGGGTACATTGTGCTGGCTGCAGCAGTTGTCCCAAGGAAACGAAGCTTGAT ATAAAGTTGGCCCAGTATGATCCAAAGGGTTCGTCAACTGCAAAATCTGTCAACTGTGATGGAGAATTTTGCACTACTATATTCAATGCCCCAAATAGTGATTGCAAAGAAGATAACCTCTGCACCTTTTCTATTACTTATGGAGACGGAAGTAAAACTGGAGGATATTTTGTCCAAGACTTCATACATTTTAATCAAGCATCTGGTGATCTAAAAACAACATTCATGAATGGGAATATCACATTCGG GTGTGGGATGGAAAAGTCTGGAGAGGACTCTGATGAGGCAGTTGATGGAATAATTGGATTTGGGCAAGCAAACACATCTGCAATATCACAACTCGCTGCAGCAAAGAAGGTGAAAAAGGTGTTTTCTCATTGCTTAGACGGAAAAGAAGGAGGTGGTATTTTTTCTATTGGAGAAGTGGTAAAGCCGAAATATTCTTCAACACCTATGCTCCCAGATAT GCCGCATTATAATGTTATTATGACGGGACTGGAGGTGGGTGGCGAAACTATAGATATGCCACCAGATATGTCTGAATCTGGTGAAAATAGTGGTGCAATAATTGATAGTGGTTCAACGCTAGCTTATCTTCCTGATGTGCTTATGAAACCAATGATGAAAAAG ATTTTGGCTCAGCAACCTGATTTGAAGCTTAAGACACTAGAGGATCAGTTCACTTGCTTTCCATATGATGATGA TGTTGATAAAGCATTTCCAGTAGTGACCTTTCATTTTAAAGGTTCAGTATCTTTGCGAGTTCAACCCCATGATTACCTTTTTCCGGTGGAT GATGACCAGTGTTTTGGTTGGCAGAGCAGTAATATTCAGTCAGATGATGGCAAGCAATTCACACTCTTGGGAG ATCTTGCTCTATCAAATAAGCTTGTTGTATACAACCTTGAAGATCAGACCATTGGATGGACCGAGTACAATT GCTCATCAAGCATCAAAGTGAAAGATGATCATTCTGGAAAGGAGTATGCTGTAGCTTCCCATGATATTTCTACCGCTTCAATAAACAGTCTAAATCTGGCAAAGAATTTGGGATTGTTGTTGATGAGTTTTATCGTATGCACTTTGATGATGTGA
- the LOC108200197 gene encoding biotin carboxyl carrier protein of acetyl-CoA carboxylase 1, chloroplastic isoform X2, translating into MASSLATTPKSNVNSTCYSPVLRPHYYLSHSNLSFRLSSPNPIIRLQAKSSWNRSTLVKAQFNEVADGSTNSAVTSSSKAESHVTEDKDVISSSEPNPASEESISEFIDQVKNLVKLVDSRDIVELQLKQLGCELTIRKKEALPQPPAPAPAQVMMHAPAQPPAFQAASPPPAPSGPAASSGTPPAAAPPALKPAKSSHPPLKCPMSGTFYRSPAPGEPVFVKVGDKVQKGQVLCIIEAMKLMNEIEADHSGTLTEILVDDGKPVSVDMPLFVIEP; encoded by the exons ATGGCATCATCTCTTGCAACAACACCCAAAAGCAATGTCAATTCAACTTGTTATTCACCAGTTTTGAGACCCCATTACTATCTTTCTCACTCTAATCTCTCTTTTCGTCTCTCTTCTCCTAACCCCATCATTCGCCTCCAAGctaag TCAAGTTGGAATCGTTCCACATTGGTGAAAGCCCAGTTCAACGAG GTTGCCGATGGATCCACAAATTCTGCAGTCACTTCTTCATCAAAAGCAGAATCACACGTAACAGAAGATAAGGATGTGATCTCATCAAGTGAGCCTAATCCTGCTTCAGAAGAATCGATATCTGAGTTTATTGATCAAGTTAAAAATCTTGTCAA GCTTGTTGATTCAAGAGATATTGTAGAACTACAACTGAAACAGCTTGGCTGTGAACTCACGATCCGTAAAAAAGAGGCTTTGCCTCAGCCGCCTGCTCCTGCTCCTGCTCAAGTAATGATGCATGCTCCTGCTCAACCACCAGCTTTCCAAGCAGCCTCACCACCACCAGCACCTTCTGGTCCAGCAGCGTCTTCTGGTACACCACCTGCAGCTGCTCCACCTGCACTAAAGCCGGCTAAATCATCTCATCCACCTCTAAAATGCCCCATGTCCGGGACATTCTATAGAAGTCCAGCACCCGGAGAACCAGTATTTGTGAAG GTTGGAGATAAAGTACAAAAGGGACAGGTTTTGTGCATCATTGAGGCTATGAAACTAATGAATGAAATAGAG GCTGATCATTCTGGTACATTAACCGAGATCCTTGTAGATGATGGCAAGCCTGTTAGTGTCGATATG CCCCTGTTCGTGATTGAACCATAG
- the LOC135149605 gene encoding uncharacterized protein LOC135149605, with amino-acid sequence MDGYVNVNFFWGGEIIKQDNDILYSLDPKEMMFVKLGTSYEELRDIVFQLMHISRHHWDVKLTVKYPRIGVANLVTGFFVKSIKSDDDVSRMLSIPTRFHLGGDVALFIEAESIAQPSQQYGGPFTQQSGQIATGGEYANYGGNYGGSFGGDYGGNYGQSDYGSMQGWSSSFFEGGYTYGGGGGSSNTGRFVVEEVVDEDDLSGRQPSPPREMPNKGAVVTLALEYEDEDEEYGSERAISSSDDSDWNLSQEEAAESEDFSEADSDEALEGNTSMQTQAVTMHEPRAPWFTSQDYEPVVVSNRDPLVSLAFDPAADDLNEGALFASKDILISAVKEAHIKTDRNFFVEKSSTSVYKVKCVVRDCNWKLRAAKKKTHGLFQITNCPEQHTCLLDRPTQDHRKISAKMIGCLVAPYVAQTPQLKVSNVITMVNDEYHHLISYMKAWRGKMAGMESTYGNWRTTYNELPRFLNVMASTNPGSVVVVNVVPHHTDRGTSTFVRAFWCLKAMIDGWQYARPVISIDGTFLKGKYNGKLLVAVGVDSNNHQYPICFALVVEN; translated from the exons ATGGACGGATACGTAaacgttaatttcttttgggGAGGTGAAATCATCAAACAAGATAACGATATTCTCTACTCCCTAGATCCGAAAGAAATGATGTTTGTGAAATTGGGCACCTCGTATGAAGAATTACGAGATATTGTCTTCCAGTTGATGCATATTAGTAGGCATCATTGGGATGTCAAGCTTACTGTCAAGTATCCAAGAATCGGGGTTGCTAACCTCGTTACTGGGTTTTTTGTTAAGTCTATTAAATCAGACGACGATGTTAGTAGAATGTTAAGTATACCCACGAGATTTCACTTGGGGGGAGACGTAGCATTGTTTATTGAGGCTGAGAGTATTGCTCAGCCGAGCCAACAGTACGGAGGGCCATTTACACAACAATCCGGACAAATCGCTACAGGAGGAGAGTATGCAAATTATGGTGGAAACTACGGCGGGAGTTTTGGAGGGGATTATGGGGGGAACTATGGCCAAAGCGACTACGGAAGCATGCAAGGGTGGTCAAGTAGCTTCTTCGAGGGTGGCTACACCTACGGGGGTGGTGGCGGCTCTAGTAATACAGGTCGTTTTGTTGTTGAAGAGGTTGTAGACGAGGACGATTTGAGTGGAAGACAGCCATCACCACCTCGTGAAATGCCGAACAAAGGTGCAGTTGTGACTCTTGCACTTGAGTACGAAGACGAAGATGAAGAGTATGGCTCGGAAAGAGCCATAAGCAGCAGTGACGATTCGGATTGGAACTTGTCACAGGAGGAGGCTGCTGAATCAGAAGATTTTTCGGAGGCTGATTCAGACGAAGCCCTAGAAGGCAACACGAGTATGCAAACACAGGCAGTGACTATGCATGAGCCTAGAGCTCCCTGGTTTACAAGCCAAGATTACGAGCCTGTCGTAGTTTCAAATAGGGACCCACTTGTGTCACTTGCTTTTGATCCGGCCGCTGATGATTTAAACGAGGGAGCTCTATTTGCTAGCAAAGATATACTTATTTCTGCTGTCAAAGAGGCACATATAAAAACAGATCGGAACTTCTTCGTGGAGAAAAGCAGCACGTCCGTCTACAAAGTAAAGTGTGTGGTTCGAGACTGCAACTGGAAGCTAAGGGCGGCGAAGAAGAAGACCCACGGGCTTTTTCAAATAACAAATTGTCCAGAGCAGCACACATGCCTCCTAGATAGGCCGACGCAGGACCACCGAAAGATTTCTGCAAAAATGATTGGATGTTTGGTTGCTCCCTAC GTGGCCCAAACCCCTCAGTTGAAGGTGAGCAACGTCATAACAATGGTTAATGATGAATACCACCATTTGATAAGTTACATGAAAGCATGGAGGGGGAAGATGGCCGGCATGGAGAGCACTTATGGTAACTGGCGAACAACCTATAACGAGCTCCCTCGGTTCCTTAACGTCATGGCCAGTACAAATCCAGGAAGCGTGGTCGTGGTTAATGTGGTTCCACATCACACCGATAGGGGTACATCAACATTCGTTCGGGCATTTTGGTGCTTGAAAGCAATGATTGATGGTTGGCAGTATGCACGGCCAGTTATTTCCATTGATGGTACTTTCCTTAAGGGAAAGTATAATGGGAAATTGCTGGTAGCGGTGGGAGTAGACTCTAACAACCATCAATATCCCATCTGCTTTGCCTTGGTAGTTGAAAACTGA
- the LOC108203024 gene encoding probable protein phosphatase 2C 33 — protein MGSCLSTESRSPVPNSPGSRKRKNSRKKLGSRNSSFESKREEQLYRIPGRMFLNGSSDVASMFTQQGKKGTNQDAMIVWENFASRADTIFCGVFDGHGPYGHMVAKRVRDSLPLKLSANWEVNIKGDEALKEININGTGSMNSESTSFLASNEESRACLDVEGTENHENMFQILKDSFLKAYKVMDRELKMYTTIDCFCSGTTAVTLIKQGQDLVISNVGDSRAVMGTRDQDGHLTALQLTVDLKPNLPAEAERIRNCKGRVFALRDEPEVARVWLPNNDSPGLAMARAFGDFCLKDFGLISVPEVSHRHLTEKDEFVVLASDGIWDVLSNKEVVDIVAAAPARSYAARALVEAAVRAWKCKYPTSKVDDCAVVCLFLNSNDLSSASAVKSEEKIVSMGQQVLDDNIKGSSEPLGINRSGTVRNDREKLGDECKDEEVEADEDDALLYSDPGKDWSALEGVSRVNTLLTLPRFVPGEVDKAAAGAAKTLK, from the exons ATGGGGTCCTGCTTATCTACGGAAAGCAGGAGCCCTGTCCCTAATTCCCCTGGGTCTAGGAAGAGGAAGAATTCAAGGAAAAAACTCGGGTCTCGGAATTCTTCCTTTGAATCCAAGAGGGAGGAACAGCTTTATCGGATTCCAGGGCGGATGTTTTTGAATGGCTCTAGTGATGTTGCTTCGATGTTTACCCAGCAGGGCAAGAAAGGAACCAATCAAGATGCCATGATTGTTTGGGAG AACTTCGCTTCGAGGGCAGACACGATCTTTTGTGGTGTTTTTGATGGGCATGGACCCTATGGTCACATGGTTGCTAAACGAGTTAGAGATTCTCTCCCATTAAAGCTTAGTGCAAACTGGGAAGTAAATATAAAGGGAGATGAAGCTCTTAAAGAGATCAATATTAATGGCACAGGTAGCATGAACTCGGAAAGCACCTCCTTTTTAGCTTCTAATGAGGAATCAAGGGCATGCCTCGATGTTGAAGGAACTGAAAATCATGAAAATATGTTTCAGATCCTGAAGGATTCCTTTCTCAAAGCTTACAAAGTCATGGATAGGGAACTTAAGATGTATACTACCATTGATTGCTTCTGTAGCGGAACAACAGCTGTAACCTTGATTAAGCAG GGTCAAGATCTTGTGATTAGTAATGTTGGGGACTCCAGAGCTGTAATGGGTACGAGAGATCAAGATGGTCATCTTACTGCGTTACAGCTGACTGTTGATTTGAAACCAAATCTTCCAG CTGAAGCAGAGAGGATTCGTAACTGTAAGGGGCGAGTGTTTGCCCTTCGGGATGAACCTGAGGTTGCCAGAGTTTGGTTGCCGAACAATGACTCTCCTGGCCTTGCCATGGCCCGTGCCTTtggagatttctgtcttaaagATTTTGGCTTAATATCCGTGCCTGAAGTATCTCATCGACACCTCACAGAAAAGGATGAGTTTGTAGTCCTGGCATCAGATGGG ATTTGGGATGTTCTCTCAAACAAGGAGGTTGTAGACATTGTGGCTGCAGCTCCAGCACGGTCTTACGCTGCTAGAGCATTAGTCGAGGCAGCAGTCCGAGCATGGAAGTGTAAATACCCTACATCGAAAGTTGATGACTGTGCAGTGGTTTGCCTCTTCTTGAATTCCAATGACTTATCTTCTGCTTCTGCTGTTAAATCAGAGGAGAAGATAGTGTCCATGGGACAACAGGTTTTAGATGATAATATTAAAGGGTCATCTGAACCATTGGGAATTAACCGTTCTGGGACTGTGAGGAATGACAGGGAGAAACTTGGCGATGAATGTAAagatgaagaggttgaagccgATGAGGATGATGCTTTGCTATATTCTGACCCAGGAAAAGACTGGTCTGCCCTTGAAGGGGTTTCTCGGGTAAATACATTACTGACATTACCAAGGTTTGTGCCTGGGGAAGTAGACAAGGCAGCTGCTGGAGCAGCAAAGACCCTCAAATGA